A portion of the Rhinolophus sinicus isolate RSC01 linkage group LG03, ASM3656204v1, whole genome shotgun sequence genome contains these proteins:
- the LOC141570366 gene encoding non-secretory ribonuclease-like, giving the protein MVPTQRDSQLCLLLLLGLLGMVISLHGAPGNLTATQWFYAQHINMTNPQCNIAMQPINYLYFGVYGTCKPINTFLHTAYATVANLCLTPNVTCPSSQYTNCHNSSIQVMVTNCNLIGPSSTYRNCRYSTRQAQKIYIVACDCRTRRDNPAYMKVPVHLDRLI; this is encoded by the coding sequence ATGGTTCCAACACAGCGGGATTCCCAGCTTTGCCTCCTTCTCCTGCTGGGGCTCTTGGGGATGGTAATCTCCCTCCATGGAGCACCCGGCAATCTGACAGCAACTCAGTGGTTTTATGCTCAGCACATAAATATGACCAACCCTCAATGCAACATCGCAATGCAGCCAATTAACTATCTTTATTTTGGTGTTTATGGGACATGCAAACCCATAAATACTTTCCTCCATACAGCGTATGCTACTGTAGCTAATCTTTGTCTGACCCCAAATGTAACCTGCCCTAGTAGCCAGTATACAAATTGTCATAATAGCTCAATTCAAGTGATGGTAACCAACTGCAACCTCATAGGCCCCTCATCAACTTATAGGAACTGCAGATACAGCACAAGGCAAGCACAGAAGATCTACATTGTTGCCTGTGACTGCAGAACTCGACGGGACAATCCAGCATACATGAAGGTTCCAGTTCACCTGGATCGGCTCATCTAA